The sequence GGAGGAGGCGGCGGCGCTGGCGTTGGCGGTGGAGCACCCCGATCTGGGGGCGGACTCGATCCGGTTCCGCTCCGCCGGGGCGGCCGCGCCCCGGCAGGGCGGCCCGGGCCGGCAGGAGCTGGACCGCCGGGAGCGGGCCTGACGCCGCCGGGCGCCCCGGTCGGGGACGCCCGGCGGAGTCGACGGCGGCGGGGTCAGCCGCGCAGGGCGGCGCGGCGCTCCGCGTCGGCCTTCATCCGGGCGGCCCGGTCGATGTCGGACTGCTGGACGGCGGCTACGGAGCCGAAGACGCTGACCGCCTCGTAGTACGTCCAGGCCAGGCTGTAGCAGGCCGGCCGGACGACGATGTTGTACGTGGCGCAGACGCGCTTCAGGTCCGCGTAGAAGGCGCTGTCGAGGCGGGACTTGTTCGCCGAGAACTGGCCCATGGCCTTGTAGTTGCGGTAGCCGAAGTCGTGCCGGTAGCAGGAGAGGCTGAAGTTGAACCCGAGCGGGTTGTCCGGGCTGGACGAGCAGTAGTCGGTGGACCAGTCGAAGGCGTAGTCGGACCAGGCGGCCTTGTTCAGCCGGGCGGAGTTCCAGGCGTTGTAGCTGGTGGCGCTGGTCTGTGTCCAGCTGGAGAGCACCGAGAGCTTCTGCTCGGGGGTCACCGCGAACGCGGGCGAGCTCACGCCGAGCATGGCGAGCAGTGCGAACGCGCCGGCGGCGAAGAGGGTGGCGAGTCGTCTGGGCATTCGGGTACCTCCGCGGGGGTGGCCTACGACCGGTGACCGGTGGATCACCATGGGTGCGACCAGTTTCGAGCAATTCCCATGCCTCGATGTGTTACCGGCGGGTACTATTGATGACAGACGATGAAACAGACGAATGCCCCGGGCGGTGACCGCCCGGGGCATTCGCGATTGGGTCAGCGCACCACCCGCGCCGGGCTGGGCAGGCTCTCGTTCCAGAGCCGGTCCAGCGCGGTCACGTGGTACGTGTACGTCCGCCCCGGCTCCGCCGTGTCGTCCACGAAGGACTGCGCCGCGGTGGCATAGTCGGCGCGCAGGGTGCCGACCAGGTGGGACGCGTCGGCGAAGCCGCAGGCGTCCACCCGCTCGCCCGAGTCGAAGCGGTAGACCGCGTACGAGGTGGCGTCGCCGAACGGACCCTGGCCGTCGGCCGGCTGCCGCCAGCTCAGCCACACTCCGTCGGCGGACCGCTCCGCCCCGGTGACCAGCGGGGGCAGCAGCGGCTTGGCGGGCAGGTGCGGCATCGCCGGCACCAGCGCCGGGCGGGAGTAGTGCTCGGCGGCGTAGATGTCGGTCGCGCCGAGCCGGTTGGCCCGCACCTGCACGGCGGAGAAGTGCACGTTGCCGAGCACCTCCGGGTACGACCGGTTGAGCGTCAGGTGATCGGACAGCTCGCGCGGGTTCTGCCAGAACGGCCCGTACGCCGGTTCGCCGCTCTTGTAGTCGGCCTGGCCGATGTAGAGCTGCACCCGGGTGCCGCGTACCGTCTCGGCCCACCACGGCACCAGCCGGGCGTAGTCGGCGGCCGGGTACTGGCCGATGTACCAGTAGAGCTGCGGCACCACGTAGTCGATCCACTCCTGCTTGACCCAGGTGCGGGTGTCGGCGGAGATGATGTCGTACGACTGGCTGCCGGTGGTGTCCGAGCCCAGTGGGTCGGCCGACTTGTTACGCCAGATGCCGAACGGGCTGACCCCGAACTTCACCCACGGCTTGACCGCCTTGATCTTGGCGTTCATCTCCTGGATCAGCAGGTTGATGTTGTCCCGCCGCCAGTCCGCCTTGTCGGTGAAGCCTCGGTTGTGGGCGGCGAAGGTGGCGTCGTCCGGCACCTGGTGGGTGCCGCTCGGGTACGGGTAGAAGTAGTCGTCGAAGTGCACGCCGTCGATGTCGTACCGGCTGACCGCGTCCATCATCGCGGTCTGGACGAACTCGCGGACCTCCGGGATGCCGGGGTTGTAGTAGAGCCGGCTGCCGGCCACGCCAGCCGGCGGGTAGGCGAAGGTCCACTCCGGGTGCTGCCGCGCCGGGTGGTTCGGCGCGAGCTTGGTGAGGTCCGCGCCGGCGCCGCCCGGAGCCGGCATGGAGACCCGGTACGGGTTGAACCAGGCGTGGAACTCCAGGTTCCGCTTGTGCGACTCGGTGACGAGGAACTTCAGCGGGTCCCAGCCCGGGTCCTGGCCGCGCACCCCGGTGAGGTACTCCGACCACGGCTCGTACGGCGAGGGCCAGAACGCGTCCGCGGTCGGCCGGACCTGGACGACGACGGCGTTGTGGTTGAGCTGCTGCGCCAGGTCGAGCCAGGCCAGGTACTCGGCCTGCTGCTTGGCGACCTGGTCGGGGGCGGTCTGCGAGGCCTTGCTGGGCCAGTCGATGTTGGTGACCGACGCGATCCACATGGCCCGGAACTGGCGCTTCGGGGTGGCCGGGTCGGTGCTGCAGTCGGTGGTGGCGGGTTCGGTGGCCGCGGTGTCCGGTGCGGCGCTCGCGGGCGAGCCGGCGACCAGCGCGCCGAGCAGTGCCACGGCCAGCCCGGCGGCTCGGAGCCGAGTTGCCTTCATGCGGTGTGTCCCTTCGTCGGGCTCCCGGTTGTCGCGGCGTCCGTGGCAAGATTCGCCAGCGGCTATCTACCGCTGGTAGGAAATTTTCACACCTGATGGGCTTCGCGCAAGGGTCCGACCTGGATGTCCGGATACCGGCCGACCCGGCGGAGGGGCGACACCGACCACCCGTGCGAACCGTGACGGTCCCCACACGCCGGGTCAGCGTCCGATCGGCCCGTGAAGTGGCGATTGGGGAGGGTCCGTCCTGGGTAGCATCGCCGGTCACCGGCCGCCACGGGGGCGGTCAAGGAAGGGGTGAACGCGGTGTCCGTGCTGCGCACCAAACCGATCAAGGACGTGCTGGCCCACGGCGAGGCCGACGGGAGCGACGGCAAGCTCGGGCTGAAGCGCCACCTCGGCGCGCGCGACCTCACCGGCTTCGGCATCGGCATCGTGATCGGCACCGGCATCTTCACGCTGACCGGCATCGAGGCCCGCGACAGCGCCGGGCCCGGCGTGGTGATCTCGTTCGCCATCGCCGGGGTGGTCGCGCTGCTCGCCGCGCTCTGCTACGCCGAGCTGGCCTCCAGCGTGCCGACCGCCGGCAGC comes from Micromonospora purpureochromogenes and encodes:
- a CDS encoding phospholipase; translated protein: MPRRLATLFAAGAFALLAMLGVSSPAFAVTPEQKLSVLSSWTQTSATSYNAWNSARLNKAAWSDYAFDWSTDYCSSSPDNPLGFNFSLSCYRHDFGYRNYKAMGQFSANKSRLDSAFYADLKRVCATYNIVVRPACYSLAWTYYEAVSVFGSVAAVQQSDIDRAARMKADAERRAALRG
- a CDS encoding glycoside hydrolase family 10 protein, with product MKATRLRAAGLAVALLGALVAGSPASAAPDTAATEPATTDCSTDPATPKRQFRAMWIASVTNIDWPSKASQTAPDQVAKQQAEYLAWLDLAQQLNHNAVVVQVRPTADAFWPSPYEPWSEYLTGVRGQDPGWDPLKFLVTESHKRNLEFHAWFNPYRVSMPAPGGAGADLTKLAPNHPARQHPEWTFAYPPAGVAGSRLYYNPGIPEVREFVQTAMMDAVSRYDIDGVHFDDYFYPYPSGTHQVPDDATFAAHNRGFTDKADWRRDNINLLIQEMNAKIKAVKPWVKFGVSPFGIWRNKSADPLGSDTTGSQSYDIISADTRTWVKQEWIDYVVPQLYWYIGQYPAADYARLVPWWAETVRGTRVQLYIGQADYKSGEPAYGPFWQNPRELSDHLTLNRSYPEVLGNVHFSAVQVRANRLGATDIYAAEHYSRPALVPAMPHLPAKPLLPPLVTGAERSADGVWLSWRQPADGQGPFGDATSYAVYRFDSGERVDACGFADASHLVGTLRADYATAAQSFVDDTAEPGRTYTYHVTALDRLWNESLPSPARVVR